A single Nomia melanderi isolate GNS246 chromosome 13, iyNomMela1, whole genome shotgun sequence DNA region contains:
- the DCTN1-p150 gene encoding dynactin subunit 1 isoform X1, which produces MSYKIGQRVEVPGKDCQGVIAYIGHPNFASGKWIGVILDEPKGKNNGTIKGQSYFKCPENHGMFVRQSQLVLLDETGNRTEPVSPSSAGSSATTPDEASVARARSRLNSTPRRNEPTAVRRKTSLAHVTRQQSDKLSGSRLSLAGSRTLLSAPSTESLSGSQHERKDGGESLIPAPTSTKRASFIEKSPSTSSPPGKKPKAQDDHNNTGFVETLKPQFVPGQVMAGSAAAASVVEEKLTHLQLQQENENLKSQVRDLTEKMDTLRVKRIQDKERMKDFEKTKLQLEQLIEFKAKVMESQASLQRELQRARQEAREAHAAREQFQEEMSDLAETVEMATLDKEMAEEKAETLQIELEQLKEKLEEQTLDLEILRTEMSERAAGGGPTTGTTSYEIKQLEQQNNRLRETLVRMRDLSAHEKHEFQKLQKDLDQKKSEILELGRTKEKLSVRVEEMEHQIADLQEQVDAALGAEEMVEVLGEKKMALEEKVAELEEAVADLEALQDMSDQLAESSKELELELREELDLALGAARDAYRHRDAALETLADRELTITKFRDLTHQLQDQCLQLQQRVQSTETSKPGIGGAEQQLAEILDFQKTFAETRAQTKAVDLELRRLEADESRNHVAYLLSFMPPAFLARGGDHDAILTLLLIPRIIQKTEIIISQLRDKYRSLDKIDRTAILKGHSVAQYTFRSHLCSYMYALQTFLGCFESALSVCTPSMLLKAGAAYPEMAAQEKSLDSLIELAKRDQLDENVPMEAIEKCCGYFCTMFSVLFGETINQGRMVVSGTRMLESCCDAITTDATAIKALIQGDGGDIGLLCQHAETTCEVIQQHLKSARRRVLTDHASTLHSAQCNLGLDKDSSEQMFACYQHAVKIVKTFQALLKTAVQAIISNADLDNGLSTDKLKEMASVACEKVYDAEDIGPVATIKGSLTAIQQLAANLAQKMAECENELAISGHLSQQQEQGANNESVMPITVRAQTARKEAEETKVLKGKLATRDSDIREAKLALREKQNELCEMILRKDVVEKKLATQQHEHELNVEKLKRKLEEAQNQLRRKEKEFEETMDHLQTDIDSLETERGQLKEKLKSIGKKTMMSASGSDNMSGSSTMTSGIQLMDNKFLIQEISALKEALNSENQQKKKLMSDALREKLEHLDSITPVPKPGPTDPKIQELMKKTSSLTKDVKQAMTFLTVPDLRRKKALDAEGPMLLEKASRIYQLQQRQMITRELKDRVDQLMGEVREEVVKRTTGGMAEANFAVFPNREMAAAMQENQLFAAEVSIPHNGPEQVLTVNVGTQELRKIHSLLCY; this is translated from the exons ATGTCGTACAAAATCGGACAACGGGTTGAGGTCCCTGGCAAGGACTGTCAAGGAGTAATTGCTTATATTGGTCATCCAAATTTTGCTTCGGGAAAATGGATTGGAGTTATACTCGATGAgccaaaaggaaaaaataacgGCACTATTAAGGGTCAATCATATTTTAAG TGCCCTGAAAACCATGGAATGTTTGTACGACAGTCTCAACTTGTTTTATTGGATGAAACAGGTAATAGAACAGAACCTGTTAGTCCATCATCAGCTGGTAGCAGTGCTACAACTCCGGATGAGGCTAGTGTTGCAAGAGCTAGAAGTAGGTTAAATAG TACACCTCGAAGGAATGAACCCACTGC AGTACGGAGAAAAACATCTCTTGCGCATGTTACCCGGCAGCAATCTGACAAGCTTTCTGG TTCACGATTATCATTGGCTGGAAGTAGAACACTTTTAAGTGCTCCAAGTACAGAAAGTTTATCTGGATCACAACATGAACGCAAAGATGGTGGAGAGTCACTTATACCAGCACCAACCTCTACCAAAAGAGCTTCATTTATCGAG AAGTCCCCTAGCACGAGCTCGCCTCCCGGCAAAAAGCCAAAGGCCCAAGATGATcacaataat ACAGGTTTTGTAGAGACTCTGAAACCACAATTTGTTCCTGGCCAAGTAATGGCAGGTTCTGCGGCGGCTGCAAGTGTGGTGGAAGAGAAACTGACACATTTGCAGCTTCAACAagagaatgaaaatttgaaatctcAA GTTCGAGATCTCACTGAAAAAATGGATACCTTACGGGTGAAGAGAATACAAGACAAAGAACGAATGAAAGACTTTGAAAAAACGAAGCTTCAACTTGAACAGCTCATTGAATTTAAAGCAAAAGTTATGGAGAGCCAA GCCAGTCTTCAAAGGGAACTCCAACGAGCTCGCCAAGAAGCGAGGGAAGCACACGCGGCTCGAGAACAATTTCAAGAAGAAATGTCGGATCTCGCTGAGACTGTAGAAATGGCTACACTAGATAAAGAAATGGCCGAAGAGAAAGCTGAAACGTTACAGATTGAATTAGAACAACTAAAGGAGAAATTAGAGGAACAAACATTAGACTTGGAAATATTACGAACAGAAATGTCCGAGAGA GCTGCAGGAGGTGGTCCGACCACGGGAACTACAAGCTACGAGATCAAACAATTAGAACAACAGAACAACAGATTGCGGGAAACTCTGGTTAGAATGCGTGATCTGTCTGCTCACGAGAAGCACGAATTCCAGAAACTTCAAAAGGATTTAGATCAAAAGAAGTCGGAAATATTAGAACTGGGACGCACAAAAGAGAAACTCTCTGTACGAGTAGAAGAAATGGAACACCAGATAGCAGACTTGCAAGAACAG GTTGATGCCGCGCTAGGTGCCGAAGAAATGGTTGAAGTGCTTGGCGAGAAGAAAATGGCTTTAGAAGAGAAAGTCGCAGAATTGGAGGAAGCTGTAGCAGATCTTGAAGCATTACAG GATATGTCCGATCAACTTGCTGAATCGTCGAAAGAATTGGAGTTAGAATTGCGAGAAGAATTGGACTTGGCACTTGGAGCTGCTCGCGACGCTTATCGTCATCGCGATGCAGCTTTGGAGACGTTAGCGGATCGTGAACTGACGATCACGAAGTTCCGGGATCTCACTCATCAGTTGCAAGACCAGTGCTTGCAGTTGCAACAACGTGTCCAATCGACGGAAACCTCGAAGCCCGGAATAGGCGGCGCGGAACAACAGTTGGCAGAAATTTTAGACTTCCAGAAAACGTTTGCTGAAACACGCGCACAGACGAAAGCCGTTGATCTCGAATTACGGCGGTTGGAGGCTGACGAATCTCGAAATCACGTGGCCTATTTATTGTCCTTCATGCCTCCGGCGTTCTTAGCGCGTGGCGGGGACCACGACGCTATTCTAACGCTTTTACTTATACCCAGGATAATACAGAAGACCGAGATAATTATATCGCAGTTGCGGGACAAGTACAGGTCGTTAGACAAGATCGACAGAACGGCCATATTGAAGGGTCATTCGGTAGCGCAGTATACATTCAGATCGCATCTTTGTTCGTACATGTACGCGTTGCAAACGTTCCTCGGTTGCTTTGAGTCAGCTCTAAGCGTTTGTACTCCCAGCATGTTGCTTAAAGCTGGCGCGGCTTATCCGGAAATGGCCGCACAAGAGAAGTCTTTGGATTCTCTGATAGAATTGGCTAAAAGGGATCAGCTGGATGAAAATGTGCCAATGGAGGCGATCGAGAAATGTTGTGGCTACTTCTGTACCATGTTCTCCGTTTTATTCGGAGAAACCATTAACCAAGGACGCATGGTGGTCAGCGGTACAAGAATGCTCGAGAGTTGTTGCGACGCTATCACCACCGATGCCACGGCCATTAAGGCGTTAATTCAAGGAGACGGCGGCGACATAGGCCTCCTCTGTCAGCACGCGGAAACGACGTGCGAAGTGATACAGCAACACCTGAAATCGGCCAGAAGACGCGTGCTGACCGATCATGCTTCTACGCTTCATTCCGCGCAGTGTAACTTAGGGCTAGATAAAGATTCCAGCGAACAGATGTTCGCTTGTTATCAGCATGCCGTGAAGATTGTGAAAACGTTCCAGGCATTGCTGAAAACAGCCGTACAGGCGATTATATCGAATGCAGATTTGGATAATGGGCTCAGTACTGACAAACTAAAGGAGATGGCGTCTGTGGCGTGCGAGAAAGTATACGACGCAGAAGACATAGGGCCTGTAGCTACGATCAAAGGAAGCTTAACGGCTATTCAGCAATTGGCAGCCAACTTGGCACAAAAAATGGCCGAATGCGAGAACGAACTGGCTATAAGTGGACACTTGTCCCAGCAACAAGAGCAAGGGGCAAACAATGAATCCGTGATGCCTATTACAGTAAGGGCGCAGACAGCGAGAAAAGAAGCCGAAGAGACCAAGGTGCTCAAAGGAAAATTGGCGACGAGAGACAGCGATATACGCGAAGCAAAATTGGCATTGAGGGAGAAACAAAATGAATTGTGCGAGATGATTTTAAGAAAAGATGTCGTGGAAAAGAAGCTCGCGACGCAGCAGCACGAGCACGAACTGAACGTAGAGAAGTTGAAGAGGAAATTGGAGGAGGCTCAGAATCAACTGAGACGAAAGGAGAAAGAATTTGAAGAGACGATGGACCATCTTCAGACGGATATCGACAGTTTGGAAACGGAAAGAGGTCAGCTCAAGGAAAAATTAAAATCTATTGGAAAGAAGACTATGATGTCCGCGTCCGGGTCGGATAATATGTCTGGAAGTAGCACAATGACGTCTGGAATTCAATTGATGGACAATAAATTCTTGATACAAGAGATAAGTGCACTCAAGGAAGCGCTGAACAGTGAAAATCAGCAAAAGAAGAAGTTAATGTCCGACGCGTTGCGCGAGAAGTTAGAACATTTAGATTCGATAACACCCGTTCCGAAACCAGGACCGACTGATCCAAAGATACAGGAACTAATGAAGAAAACCAGCTCTCTCACTAAA GACGTTAAGCAAGCTATGACGTTCCTCACTGTTCCCGATTTGAGACGGAAAAAAGCATTGGACGCGGAAGGCCCGATGTTGTTGGAGAAAGCATCGCGAATTTATCAGTTGCAACAGCGTCAAATGATTACAAGAGAATTGAAGGATCGTGTAGATCAATTAATG GGCGAAGTCCGCGAGGAAGTGGTGAAGAGAACGACAGGTGGAATGGCTGAAGCTAACTTTGCGGTGTTTCCAAATCGCGAAATGGCTGCAGCGATGCAGGAAAATCAATTGTTTGCCGCCGAAGTCTCGATTCCTCATAACGGTCCAGAACAAGTGCTCACCGTTAACGTAGGAACTCAAGAACTTAGGaaaattcattcattattatGCTATTAA
- the DCTN1-p150 gene encoding dynactin subunit 1 isoform X3 has product MSYKIGQRVEVPGKDCQGVIAYIGHPNFASGKWIGVILDEPKGKNNGTIKGQSYFKCPENHGMFVRQSQLVLLDETGNRTEPVSPSSAGSSATTPDEASVARARSRLNSTPRRNEPTAVRRKTSLAHVTRQQSDKLSGSRLSLAGSRTLLSAPSTESLSGSQHERKDGGESLIPAPTSTKRASFIETGFVETLKPQFVPGQVMAGSAAAASVVEEKLTHLQLQQENENLKSQVRDLTEKMDTLRVKRIQDKERMKDFEKTKLQLEQLIEFKAKVMESQASLQRELQRARQEAREAHAAREQFQEEMSDLAETVEMATLDKEMAEEKAETLQIELEQLKEKLEEQTLDLEILRTEMSERAAGGGPTTGTTSYEIKQLEQQNNRLRETLVRMRDLSAHEKHEFQKLQKDLDQKKSEILELGRTKEKLSVRVEEMEHQIADLQEQVDAALGAEEMVEVLGEKKMALEEKVAELEEAVADLEALQDMSDQLAESSKELELELREELDLALGAARDAYRHRDAALETLADRELTITKFRDLTHQLQDQCLQLQQRVQSTETSKPGIGGAEQQLAEILDFQKTFAETRAQTKAVDLELRRLEADESRNHVAYLLSFMPPAFLARGGDHDAILTLLLIPRIIQKTEIIISQLRDKYRSLDKIDRTAILKGHSVAQYTFRSHLCSYMYALQTFLGCFESALSVCTPSMLLKAGAAYPEMAAQEKSLDSLIELAKRDQLDENVPMEAIEKCCGYFCTMFSVLFGETINQGRMVVSGTRMLESCCDAITTDATAIKALIQGDGGDIGLLCQHAETTCEVIQQHLKSARRRVLTDHASTLHSAQCNLGLDKDSSEQMFACYQHAVKIVKTFQALLKTAVQAIISNADLDNGLSTDKLKEMASVACEKVYDAEDIGPVATIKGSLTAIQQLAANLAQKMAECENELAISGHLSQQQEQGANNESVMPITVRAQTARKEAEETKVLKGKLATRDSDIREAKLALREKQNELCEMILRKDVVEKKLATQQHEHELNVEKLKRKLEEAQNQLRRKEKEFEETMDHLQTDIDSLETERGQLKEKLKSIGKKTMMSASGSDNMSGSSTMTSGIQLMDNKFLIQEISALKEALNSENQQKKKLMSDALREKLEHLDSITPVPKPGPTDPKIQELMKKTSSLTKDVKQAMTFLTVPDLRRKKALDAEGPMLLEKASRIYQLQQRQMITRELKDRVDQLMGEVREEVVKRTTGGMAEANFAVFPNREMAAAMQENQLFAAEVSIPHNGPEQVLTVNVGTQELRKIHSLLCY; this is encoded by the exons ATGTCGTACAAAATCGGACAACGGGTTGAGGTCCCTGGCAAGGACTGTCAAGGAGTAATTGCTTATATTGGTCATCCAAATTTTGCTTCGGGAAAATGGATTGGAGTTATACTCGATGAgccaaaaggaaaaaataacgGCACTATTAAGGGTCAATCATATTTTAAG TGCCCTGAAAACCATGGAATGTTTGTACGACAGTCTCAACTTGTTTTATTGGATGAAACAGGTAATAGAACAGAACCTGTTAGTCCATCATCAGCTGGTAGCAGTGCTACAACTCCGGATGAGGCTAGTGTTGCAAGAGCTAGAAGTAGGTTAAATAG TACACCTCGAAGGAATGAACCCACTGC AGTACGGAGAAAAACATCTCTTGCGCATGTTACCCGGCAGCAATCTGACAAGCTTTCTGG TTCACGATTATCATTGGCTGGAAGTAGAACACTTTTAAGTGCTCCAAGTACAGAAAGTTTATCTGGATCACAACATGAACGCAAAGATGGTGGAGAGTCACTTATACCAGCACCAACCTCTACCAAAAGAGCTTCATTTATCGAG ACAGGTTTTGTAGAGACTCTGAAACCACAATTTGTTCCTGGCCAAGTAATGGCAGGTTCTGCGGCGGCTGCAAGTGTGGTGGAAGAGAAACTGACACATTTGCAGCTTCAACAagagaatgaaaatttgaaatctcAA GTTCGAGATCTCACTGAAAAAATGGATACCTTACGGGTGAAGAGAATACAAGACAAAGAACGAATGAAAGACTTTGAAAAAACGAAGCTTCAACTTGAACAGCTCATTGAATTTAAAGCAAAAGTTATGGAGAGCCAA GCCAGTCTTCAAAGGGAACTCCAACGAGCTCGCCAAGAAGCGAGGGAAGCACACGCGGCTCGAGAACAATTTCAAGAAGAAATGTCGGATCTCGCTGAGACTGTAGAAATGGCTACACTAGATAAAGAAATGGCCGAAGAGAAAGCTGAAACGTTACAGATTGAATTAGAACAACTAAAGGAGAAATTAGAGGAACAAACATTAGACTTGGAAATATTACGAACAGAAATGTCCGAGAGA GCTGCAGGAGGTGGTCCGACCACGGGAACTACAAGCTACGAGATCAAACAATTAGAACAACAGAACAACAGATTGCGGGAAACTCTGGTTAGAATGCGTGATCTGTCTGCTCACGAGAAGCACGAATTCCAGAAACTTCAAAAGGATTTAGATCAAAAGAAGTCGGAAATATTAGAACTGGGACGCACAAAAGAGAAACTCTCTGTACGAGTAGAAGAAATGGAACACCAGATAGCAGACTTGCAAGAACAG GTTGATGCCGCGCTAGGTGCCGAAGAAATGGTTGAAGTGCTTGGCGAGAAGAAAATGGCTTTAGAAGAGAAAGTCGCAGAATTGGAGGAAGCTGTAGCAGATCTTGAAGCATTACAG GATATGTCCGATCAACTTGCTGAATCGTCGAAAGAATTGGAGTTAGAATTGCGAGAAGAATTGGACTTGGCACTTGGAGCTGCTCGCGACGCTTATCGTCATCGCGATGCAGCTTTGGAGACGTTAGCGGATCGTGAACTGACGATCACGAAGTTCCGGGATCTCACTCATCAGTTGCAAGACCAGTGCTTGCAGTTGCAACAACGTGTCCAATCGACGGAAACCTCGAAGCCCGGAATAGGCGGCGCGGAACAACAGTTGGCAGAAATTTTAGACTTCCAGAAAACGTTTGCTGAAACACGCGCACAGACGAAAGCCGTTGATCTCGAATTACGGCGGTTGGAGGCTGACGAATCTCGAAATCACGTGGCCTATTTATTGTCCTTCATGCCTCCGGCGTTCTTAGCGCGTGGCGGGGACCACGACGCTATTCTAACGCTTTTACTTATACCCAGGATAATACAGAAGACCGAGATAATTATATCGCAGTTGCGGGACAAGTACAGGTCGTTAGACAAGATCGACAGAACGGCCATATTGAAGGGTCATTCGGTAGCGCAGTATACATTCAGATCGCATCTTTGTTCGTACATGTACGCGTTGCAAACGTTCCTCGGTTGCTTTGAGTCAGCTCTAAGCGTTTGTACTCCCAGCATGTTGCTTAAAGCTGGCGCGGCTTATCCGGAAATGGCCGCACAAGAGAAGTCTTTGGATTCTCTGATAGAATTGGCTAAAAGGGATCAGCTGGATGAAAATGTGCCAATGGAGGCGATCGAGAAATGTTGTGGCTACTTCTGTACCATGTTCTCCGTTTTATTCGGAGAAACCATTAACCAAGGACGCATGGTGGTCAGCGGTACAAGAATGCTCGAGAGTTGTTGCGACGCTATCACCACCGATGCCACGGCCATTAAGGCGTTAATTCAAGGAGACGGCGGCGACATAGGCCTCCTCTGTCAGCACGCGGAAACGACGTGCGAAGTGATACAGCAACACCTGAAATCGGCCAGAAGACGCGTGCTGACCGATCATGCTTCTACGCTTCATTCCGCGCAGTGTAACTTAGGGCTAGATAAAGATTCCAGCGAACAGATGTTCGCTTGTTATCAGCATGCCGTGAAGATTGTGAAAACGTTCCAGGCATTGCTGAAAACAGCCGTACAGGCGATTATATCGAATGCAGATTTGGATAATGGGCTCAGTACTGACAAACTAAAGGAGATGGCGTCTGTGGCGTGCGAGAAAGTATACGACGCAGAAGACATAGGGCCTGTAGCTACGATCAAAGGAAGCTTAACGGCTATTCAGCAATTGGCAGCCAACTTGGCACAAAAAATGGCCGAATGCGAGAACGAACTGGCTATAAGTGGACACTTGTCCCAGCAACAAGAGCAAGGGGCAAACAATGAATCCGTGATGCCTATTACAGTAAGGGCGCAGACAGCGAGAAAAGAAGCCGAAGAGACCAAGGTGCTCAAAGGAAAATTGGCGACGAGAGACAGCGATATACGCGAAGCAAAATTGGCATTGAGGGAGAAACAAAATGAATTGTGCGAGATGATTTTAAGAAAAGATGTCGTGGAAAAGAAGCTCGCGACGCAGCAGCACGAGCACGAACTGAACGTAGAGAAGTTGAAGAGGAAATTGGAGGAGGCTCAGAATCAACTGAGACGAAAGGAGAAAGAATTTGAAGAGACGATGGACCATCTTCAGACGGATATCGACAGTTTGGAAACGGAAAGAGGTCAGCTCAAGGAAAAATTAAAATCTATTGGAAAGAAGACTATGATGTCCGCGTCCGGGTCGGATAATATGTCTGGAAGTAGCACAATGACGTCTGGAATTCAATTGATGGACAATAAATTCTTGATACAAGAGATAAGTGCACTCAAGGAAGCGCTGAACAGTGAAAATCAGCAAAAGAAGAAGTTAATGTCCGACGCGTTGCGCGAGAAGTTAGAACATTTAGATTCGATAACACCCGTTCCGAAACCAGGACCGACTGATCCAAAGATACAGGAACTAATGAAGAAAACCAGCTCTCTCACTAAA GACGTTAAGCAAGCTATGACGTTCCTCACTGTTCCCGATTTGAGACGGAAAAAAGCATTGGACGCGGAAGGCCCGATGTTGTTGGAGAAAGCATCGCGAATTTATCAGTTGCAACAGCGTCAAATGATTACAAGAGAATTGAAGGATCGTGTAGATCAATTAATG GGCGAAGTCCGCGAGGAAGTGGTGAAGAGAACGACAGGTGGAATGGCTGAAGCTAACTTTGCGGTGTTTCCAAATCGCGAAATGGCTGCAGCGATGCAGGAAAATCAATTGTTTGCCGCCGAAGTCTCGATTCCTCATAACGGTCCAGAACAAGTGCTCACCGTTAACGTAGGAACTCAAGAACTTAGGaaaattcattcattattatGCTATTAA